The genomic region AGTTCTAAACGCTCCCGTTTTTCAGTTGTAAAATTCACCTTTCTTAAGGTAGCCGCAAAAATGGTAGCGATATGCGGATTTTTAAATAGGTGAGGGGCTGTATAGGTACTTTCGATTACTGGCATGCTTCAAATTTCCGAAAAATTTTTTACTAAACATTCTAACATAAAATCTTTATGCATGCATAGTAAATATTTGTAATTTAGCTTTTCTATAAAATTGAAAGAAAAATTATGTATACCAAAGAATTTGAAATACGCTGGAGTGATATCGATGCTAACCGACATTTAGCCAATACGGCTTATATCAATTTTATGAGCCACACCCGAATGGGATTTTTAATGGAGAATGGCTTTGGACAGAAAGATCTGGCAAAGCATAATCTTGGTCCGGTAGTGTTTTATGAACACGTGTATTATTTTAAAGAAGTTTTTGCGGGAGAGCCGGTAAAAGTGAGCCTTCAGTTAAAAGGACTTTCTGAAGATGGTATGTATTTTGAATTTGTGCATAATTTTTATGATAGCAAAGGAAGAAATTTTGCCAGTTGTGAGATGATGGGTGGTTGGATAGACTTAAAGGAAAGAAAACTAACTGGCTTACCTCCAGAGATGGTTGAGAATCTGGATAGTCTAACGCATACCGATGATTTTAAAGTACTTACTAAAGAAGACACCAGAAAGCATGGTAGAAAACCACAGGATATCGATCCCGAGTTGCTAACATAAAGCAACGTAAAAATAGAATATACCGATTTAATATTTTGAAACCCGGCTATGCCCGGGTTTTTGTTTTTTTAAAACTTACCAGATAAACCCCAACAAAAACCAGTAGTCCGGCAGCAACTTTTATTGTTGTTAATTGATCAGCACCTACTAAAATGGCATAAATAATTGCGATTAAAGGTTGCAAATAAATAAACACACTTATTGTTGAAGCCGATAATTGCTTTAGTGCATAAATGTTTAGTAGGTAGGTAGAAAATGTGGTGCCGGCAACGACAAAAGCCATTCGCCAAATCGCATCGAAAGGTAAATGAAACCAGTCTACCGCAACAAATTCAGAATAGGTAACCGGCAAATTAAGAAAAACGCCCATCAAGAAAAGCCATTTCATAAGAGTGATGGCGTGGTATTTTTTGGTAAGTGGCTTTACGATTACCAGGTATAATCCGTATGAAAAAGCATTAACTATAAACATCAAATTGCCCAGCGGAATATTTGGCGCATTGGTCACACTATCGGTACTAAAAACAACCAGAGCTAAAGCTCCCGATAACCCAAAAGCAATCCCCACTCCTTTTAAAAGGGTGATTTTTTCTTTTAAGATGATCGATGCCAGAATAAGAACCATAACCGGCGAAACGGTAATGATTACCGAGCTGTTGATCGGGGTAGAAAGGCTTAAACCCTTAAAAAAGAATAGCATATTAATGCACATACCAAAAATGGCACAGCAAAGCATTCTTGGCCAGTCTTTTTTTTCGACTTTTTCTTTGGGAGCAAACGGACTTAATATCCAGAATAAAATAGCTGCGCCTAAAACGCGTAGCATAATGAATCCAAAAGCTTCGATATGCGAAGGCATTACGCCCTTGGCAATCGTATGATTTAAGCCATAAATTGCACTGGCTCCGGTAGCGGCAAAAATGGCCAGTAAGCGTTTATCCATGGATAGATTCTTTAGCAGCAGCTACGTTTTTTTTAGCATTGCCAATAAAAATCTCTTTACCGTTAATGATTACGGGACGTTTTAAAAAAGTATAATGTTCTAAGATTAAGGCTTTGTAATCTTCTTCGCTAAGATCCTTGTTTTTAAGATCACGTTCTTTGTAAAGTCTTGCTCTTTTGCTAAAAAGTGATTCATAACTTCCTACAAGCGCCTGCATTTCTTCAATTTGCTTTTTAGTTATTTCATCGGTTTTGATATCCTGAAGTTCAAAATCAGCCGGAGCTTCGATATCGTTAAGGATTCGTTTACAGGTATCACAGGTAGAAAGGTAATAGATCTTTTTCATTTCATTTTTTGTTTAGGAGTACAAAGAAAAAACTTTAAAAGAGCTCTTGCAATTTATTGGTATCCCAAACGGGAATAAAAATCCCGATGCTGATGATTACCGGGATAATTCGAAATTGTAAAAGTTTTTCAGATTCATCGCAGACGATCCATAAATACGCTATTCCTTTTCTGAAAAATCTATTTTTAAATAGTTAGAGACTTCATTCAAATTATACTCATAGGTTTTCTGGCCTTCAACATAAGCAGCGATCTCGTATGGATTGTAAGTGAGGATAAGTTTATCGTTCCTAAAACCAATATTTGCAGGAAGGTGAAATTCATCATTTTCAAAGAACATTCCCGTACTGTTGATATTCTCTCCTTCAGGAATGTTTTCTTTATTTCTAAAGTCTTTTTCTACAAAATCTTTAAAGGCTGGCGTAAAAAGATCCTTATGAGTATAGACTGCCCCGGTTTCAGGATTAAAATTCATATAGGTATTGCTTCCGTAGCCATGGGCACCACCGGTAAAGGTGTAAGAATTGAAATCGATACTCAGTAATTTTGGAGTTTCCGAGGTTATTTCAGCAAAAACAGTCGCTTCCCACGGGATATCGGTTTCGGGAAAATCTTCACGGTAAGAACCATAGTTTGCAATAAAACCATCAACCATTTCTTCCATGGTCTCTGGGTTATTATCCGGGTTAAAACCTGAAACGATCTCTATAATATGATGTTCTATAGAATCATTGATCTTTTTGGCAACCGTCTCCTTTCCTTTGGCAACAGGGAAATTCAGATTGATGAAAGTACAGTTCCCTTTTTCTGGATTACATTTTTTGTAAGCCTTTTCTATATTATAATTGGTGAAAATAAGGTTTTCTTTTTTCTCTTCTTCACAGGCATACAGCATCAGGCTGGCAAGCAGCACTAAAAGAAATTTTTTCAAAATAATTTTCGGATTTTAGGTTATTTTTTTGCTAAAGTACGTAGCAATTTTGGCATTGCCAATGCGAAGCTTATTTTTGCTTATAAGATTTTTAATTTAACGAAAATCAGTATTTAAGCTGTCTCTTCAGCTTAGTGCTTTACCAAATAACCTGTTATGAAATTTAATACCAAAACGATACACGGTGGCCAGAAAAATGTAGATCCTGCCTATAATGCAGTGATGCCACCCATCTATCAAACCAGTACATACGCGCAAAGCACCCCCGGAGGACATAAAGGCTTTGAATATTCCAGAAGTGGTAATCCAACCCGTGCCGCTTTAGAGCGTTCTCTGGCCAGTATCGAAAATGGTGATTATGGGATGGCTTTTGGTTCTGGACTTGCAGCAATCGATGCGGTGATAAAATTATTTAAACCGGGAGACGAGATAGTAAGTACTAATGATCTTTATGGCGGTTCTTATCGTTTGTTTACTTCGATATTTGAAAATCTGGGCATTAAATTTCATTTTATAGGTATGCAGGAAGCCGAGAATATCGAATCATATATCAATGAAAATACAAAGCTCATTTGGGTAGAAACACCAACTAACCCAATGATGAATATTATCGATATCGAAGCTACTGCTAAAATTGCGAAAAAACATCATATTTTATTAGCGGTAGACAATACTTTTGCAACACCTTATTTACAACAGCCCTTGGATTTGGGAGCCGATATTGTGATGCATAGTGCGACTAAATATTTGGGCGGCCATAGTGATGTAGTAATGGGTGGGCTTGTTGTAAAAGATAAAGCGCTTGCCGATAAATTGTATTTTATACAAAATGCTAGCGGCGGTGTTTGCGGTCCGCAGGATAGCTTTTTGGTACTACGCGGAATTAAAACTTTACATTTAAGAATGCAACGCCACTGCGAAAATGGAGAGAAAATAGCTCGGTTTTTAAAGGAGCATCCGGGAGTTGCACAGGTAAACTGGCCAGGTTTTGAAGATCATCCCAATCATGAAATTGCTAAAAAGCAAATGAAAGGTTTTGGCGGGATGATTTCTTTTTCGACTACGCAGGGAACCGCTGAAAGTGCCGTTAAAATACTTGAAAATCTGAAGGTGTTTACCTTGGCCGAATCTTTAGGTGGGGTGGAATCTTTAGCAGGGCATCCTGCGAGTATGACACATGCCTCCATCCCAAAAGAAGAGCGGGAAAAAACGGGAGTAGTGGATAGTTTAATCCGTTTAAGTGTGGGAATTGAAGATGGAGATGATTTAGTAGAAGATTTAAAACAGGCGTTGGGGTAAATTTTAGACCGCTGCACTGTAAGAGATTAGAATATAGACTAAAGAACCAAGATCAGGTTTATTCACTTTTAATTTTAAAATTTTCTGATGTGTTAATTTGATAGATAAGGATTATAATTCGTTTTTCTTTGTTTGATTGAAGCGTTCGTCAAACTTTAAGGGTTTTTTCGAAATAAGGGTTATCTTTTTAGCGTCTGGGTGGTTTGGATTAATCAAATAGTTAAACTCAGGCTTTACAATACTGCTTGGTACTTTTAAGACCGCTGCTTGGTTATCAGTTACAAAATCATCGCCAATAAATTGCGTTTCAAGAATTGGAGGTTAGGAATCCCATTTAGCAGGTAAATCTTTATGTTTTAATTCAAGTATTTCAATGTCATCAGGAATATTAATTTCTACGTAATAGCGATCTGTGGGTAAATCTTCGTTTCGATCTAAATGCACCGAAACTTCTAAAGTTGCTAAAGCTCTGGACTCTGAAGTGTAAACTAAAAATGTATTAGGGCTATTCCATCTATAACCCTCTGTAAGTGCTGCTCCTATTCCCTTTAAGGTGGTTTCAAGATGTTTTTTTCTTTCTCTCCTATATACTCTCATTAGGCTAGATTTCCATATTCAAGTCTATTTAAGCGATTCCTAACTTCCTGAATGCCGGTTAACGAATCAAATAGACTGATTGGTGCAGCTCCACCTAACGAAATATTAGTTTTTTGTAGCCAACGCTGAAATTTTTCTTTTTCTGAATTGAATACCTCTAATCCAAATTCTAATACTTCGGTTAATACTAAAACTAATTCACTGTCCCTACCGCTCAACAAGTCTTTGTCTTTCTTTTTTTTATTGTAGGTTGTTTGTGGCATTTGCAATAAATGAAGGATATGCTTGATGGGTAAATTCGATTTATTACTGATAAATTCTATGGATTCGTAGGGTAGCCCTTTTCTGATAATGGAAACCCTCTCCATCCTGCTACTCCAAACGTATGATCTATCAGAAGTCTCTATAGTCCAACTTTGGTTCTTTATTTTTCTAACCGCTCTGGCCCTTTTTACGCTTCTTTTTGTATCAAAAGATTTATTATCAGACTTTTTTTTAACCGGCATAACAATCAATTTGTTGTTAATTCACAACAATATTACTGCAATTAAATTTTTTATTTAAAATTCAGAACAAATTGCATTCGTGAAATTTTTGCTGTTTAAAAAACAAGGGGCTGAAATTATCGAATTTCAGCCCCTTGTTTTTTCTAGCATCTAGGTTCTAGAAGAAAAGCGATCTAACTCCTATATTAAATCACTTTACCCAACGCCCAGATGAGTCGTTTTACTTCTTCCTCCGTATTGTAATGCACTAAGCTGATACGAACCACACCGTTGTTCTTTGTTAAGTCAAAATCTTCCACCAGTTTTTTAGCGTAGAAATCACCAAACCTAATTCCGATTCTATAGTCATCAATTTGTTCTACGATTTCATTGCTTTTTAAATCCTCGTGTATAAATGAAATTGTTGGAACTCTTTTTAAAGCATCTGCTTCAGGAGTTCCTATAATTTTTACTTTTTGATGTTCATTTAAAAAATCAAGAAGTCTTTTTGTCAGTTTTTGTTCATGCGTAGCGATAACTTCATAAGATTTTTTTAGCATTAAAACCGCTGAATCTTTATCTTCTGGAAAGTGTTGTTTGTAAAATTCATGGAAATACTCTGTAATTCCTAAAAGACTATAGGTGAGCTCAAAATTGAAATTCCCCGGCTGAAATTTATAAGGGATATCGTCTTTTTTAAAGAAATAGTGGTTAATACCATCCATCTCTAAAAGCAAATCGTATTTACCATACATCAACGCTAAATGCGGGCCATAAGTTTTATACCAGCTAAAGGTGTAGAAATCGATGTCTAAATCCTGTACATCAATTTGCCGGTGCGGTGCATAAGCCACACCGTCTACACAAACAAGCGAACCATTTTGATGCACCATTTGGGTAATCTCTTTGATAGGATTTATAGTTCCTAAAATATTAGAACAATGTGTAACAGCAACTAGTTTTGTTTTTTTAGAAAGTAGCTTTTTAAGTTCCGAAAGTTCAAGTTCCATCGTTTCCGGATTGGCTTTCCAAATCTTTATTTTTATTCCTTTCTCCTTTAAATCGGTCCAGGGAGAAATGTTGGCTTCATGATCGGTATTGGTGACAATAACTTCGTCTCCTTCCTGCCATTTCCGGCTAATAGATAAGCTTAAGATTCTAAAAAGCATACTCGAAGATGGCCCAATAATCACCTCTTCGGTTCGGTTAGCATTTATAAATTTTGCTATTTGTTTGGTTGCCCAGGCCAGTTTTTCGCCGGCTTCCTTACTAACTTTATAAGATGCTCCCAGTTGTACGTTATGATGAATTAAATAGCCGTTAATTCGCTGAATAACTTTTCCCAATATCTGTGAACCACCCGCATTGTCCATAAAGATGAAGTCTTTATCGAGGGCAGGGAACTGTTTTCTAACAAATTCTATATCCATAAAATCTATTTGTTTAGAAGGCTTTCATTAAATAATTTGAGTATTCTGCTATACTCATCGGTCCAGCTGCTTGGTTCTACAAAACCATGATCTTCTACCGGGTAAATAGCCATCTCCCAGTTATCTTTTCCTAATTCGATTAAACGTTGGGAAAGCCGTACCACATCCTGAAAATGTACATTTACATCTACCATACCGTGGGCGATCAATAAATCTCCTTCTAAACCTTCCGCAAAATAAATCGGGGAAGATCTACGATAGGCGATAGGATCGTTTATTGGCTCATTAAGAATATTTGAAGTATATCCATGGTTATAATGTGCCCAGTCGGTTACCGATCTTAATGCTGCGCCGGCAGTAAAAGTATCGGGCTCGGTAAACATAGCCATTAAGGTAATAAATCCACCGTAACTTCCCCCATAAATTCCGATTTTATCAGGATTGATATCATGGTTTTTAATTAGGTATTTTGCACCGTCAACCTGGTCTGATAAATCTTTGCCACCCATGTGGCGGTAAATTCCGGTTCTCCAGTCGCGGCCGTAACCCGCACTTCCGCGATAATCAATATCTATAACGGTGTATCCTAAATCGGTTAATAGATTATGGAACATATATTCCCTAAAATAAGAAGACCACCACTGATGCACATTTTGCAAATAACCTGCGCCATGCACAAAAACAACAGCAGCGTTGTTTTTAGTTTCTTCGCTTGGAGTGTATAGCCTTGCGGGCACCATCGCGCCATCTTTAGCCTCAAACTCTATAAGTTTTGGTATTCTCCAGTCATAATTTGAAAATGCTTCAGATTGGCCGCTGGTTAACTGTTTTGCCTCTCCTTTCCCGGTTTTTTTAAGATAAAGTTCCCATGGTTTATTACTGTACGAATAGTAAATCGCCATATACTTTTCGTCTGGAGAAAGATATACCTGGTTGTTACCAGTCATATTGGTAAGCTTTTCCATTTTACCTCCCATTACCGGCATTTTATAAAAATGTCGAACATCAGGCCCTTCCTTTGAAGTGGTTAAATACCAGTACTTTTTATTATTCGATAATTCGGGATCAAAAACTTCATAATCACCAGGAGTGAGATCTTTTTTTTCTCCATTGTCTACATTCAATACGTAGAGATGAGAATATCCTGTAGCTTCAGATTGAAAATAAATATGCTTGTTATCGGGTAACCATCCAAGCGTACCACCGCCAAAAGACCAACCCAGTCCCGGTCCTGCGATCCAGGCTTCGTCACGTTGCCGATCCAGAACAGTAAGACTGCCGTCTTCAAGATGAAGTTGAGCGATCCAACGATCTTTATTATCTTTAGATCTGATGCTTACGATGGCTTTCTCACCATTTTCAGAAAAATAAGCTGGCGAGGTAATGACTTCGCGAACTTTTTCTTCCCATTCTTTGTCTGGATAATCTTTCACATAATCTGGTAAATCTTTAATCCCTTCAAGTTGGTCTGTACTTACCATAAAGACCGTATCTTTTTCGATATTATAAAGAGCTAGTTCCACTTCGGTTTTATCGTCACCCACTTTAGAACGTGCAGGTAGCTCCTTGGTATATCCAGACTGGTCTACATAATCAGGGACTTCAGTATTATCGCCGCGTTCTCTTTTAATTAAATTGAAGCTTACGTATTTTCCATTAGGAGAAATGCTGATGCCTGAAATTTGCTTATCTCCGGTATAAAAAGCATAAGAATCATCGCGAGCTTTACTTTTACGATAAACTTTAGAAGCCTCTGCTTTTTCTTTGCGTTGATTTACAACTTCTAAAAGTTCCAGATTTTCATCCTGTATCCATTCATTTTTATCTGAAAGTTTTTTTTCTTTTTCCTCTCGTTTTGTTCCTTTATTGATATTGGTTAATTTGGTAATACTTCCCTTATCCAGATCATAAATAAAGGCATTATCATTTAAAATGAATGAAATTTTGGAGTCATCTGCCATAAACTGAGGATCTATAATTCGCTCTCCCAGATCGATCAGTTCTTTTTTAGATGCTTTCCTGATATTGTATAAAAACAGCTTCCCATTTTCAGTAAATAGCATTTCGGTTCTTTTGTCGTTATAATCACCATATCGCGGAATCATATTTTCTTTTTCTTGCTGAGATACTTTTATGATTTTTGATTGGTTGGAAATGTTGATTTTGTATAACGAATCTTCCGGATCATTTTCCAGGTTATATTGAAAGTAAATATTCTCACTTTCTATTCCCCAATGTATGCCAGAAGGAAAAGTTCCCATCCATTTGGGATCCTGCATGATTTTTTCAACAGAAAGATCACTTTGCTGTGCCTGCAATAAAAAGCTGCTAAAAGCAATAAATGTCAGGATTGCGAAATTGCTAAAACGAAGCGTAAATTTTGTCATTTAGGTAAATATTGAATTTCAATTAGTGGTGAGATTTCTATAATCGAAAAATAAAGCTTTCGAAACTAAAATTCTCAAAAATATAATCTTCAGCTTTCCGTGAAAAAAGCCTTAAAATTTGCACACAATATACTTAAAAACACTGTCGGATTCAAGAATAATAGGTGCTAAGCTATGATTTCGGTAAAGAATATATTTATATTTGAGAGCTATATTTCACCAATAATTAATCAAAATCCAATGAAAACCAAATTACAACTAGCTTTTGTATCTATGGTATTGGCCGCGACAACTTCGTTTGCACAACAGCCGGATCCCATGGTACAGGAAATCGTTACAGAGGCTACCGAAAATTCTCAATTAAAAAAATTAGGCCATGAACTTTTAGACGTTATAGGACCAAGACTCGTAGGTTCACCACAAATGGAACAGGCACATGACTGGGCTGTTAAAACCTATGCCGACTGGGGGATCGCTGCTGAAAATCAGCAATGGGGTACCTGGAAAGGTTGGGAACGTGGGATTACCCATATCGATCTTGTAGCACCTCGTTTACGAACTTTAGAGGGAAGACAATTAGCATGGAGCCCATCGACATCGAAAAAAGGAGTTACCGCTGAGGCTATAATTTTACCAGAAGCGAAAGACTCGGCCGATTTTCAATCTAAATTAAACCAGGTAAAAGGAAAGTTTGTATTGTTGTCTTTTAACGAGCCAACCGGCCGTCCTGATTATAACTGGGAAGAATGGGCAACAGAACAGTCATTTGAAAAAATGAAAAAAGAACGATCTGAAGCTGAAAATGACTGGAGAGCGCGTATAAAAGCTACCGGATATTCTTCAAGAGAATTGCCTGAAATTTTAGAGAAAGCAGGAGCAGAGGGTATTATCACTCTAAACTGGTCTAGTGGTTTTGGTGTGAACAAAGTATTTTCTGCTTATACCAGGGACATTCCTACTGTAGATCTATCTTTGGAGGATTATGGTTTGGTGTTCAGAATGGCAGAAAACGGAGACAAACCAGAGCTTCATATCGTAGCTACTTCTAAAGATCTTGGTGAAGTACCAACATTTAATACAATCGCAAGCATTGAAGGTTCAGAAAAACCTGAAGAATATATTGTGCTTTCCGCGCATTTTGATAGTTGGGATGGAGGAACCGGGGCTACCGATAATGGTACAGGTACTCTAGTAATTATGGAAGCAATGCGTATTCTTAAAAAAGTATATCCAAATCCTAAACGTACCATTATTGCCGGTCACTGGGGAAGTGAAGAACAGGGATTGAATGGTTCTCGTGCCTTTGTAAAAGATCACCCTGAAATTGTAGAAAATATCCAGGCCGTTTTCAATCAGGATAATGGTACTGGGCGTGTAGTTAATCTTTCTGGAAATGGATTGGTAGACGCTTACGATTATTTAGGAGACTGGCTATCTGCAGTGCCGGATAGTATTTCTAACCAGATTGAAACCAATTTTCCGGGAATGCCTGGTAGAGGAGGATCAGATTATGCTTCTTTTCTTGCGGCAGGAGCACCGGCTTTTAATTTAAGTTCACTAAGCTGGTCGTATTGGAATTATACCTGGCATACTAACCGTGACACCTATGATAAAATTGTTTGGGACGATGTGCAAAGCAATGCCATCCTTGCTGCCATCTTAGCCTATAAAGCAAGTGAAGACGCTGATAAGACTTCCAGAAAGCAACGTGTTCTTCCTATAAATCAAAGAACAGGTGAGCAATCTACCTGGCCAGAACCCAGAGATGCGACCCGTAGAGGAGGTTTAGATTAATCCCGCTTAAGGTTTTAATTAAGAATTCCTAACGCTCAAAACCAAAGGGCTGATAAATGCCTATTGGCTTGGCTGGTTTACAGCGATTCGATAATTTCTAAGATTAATCATAAAGCAGTTAATAGTTTAGGGTTTACGCTTTAAACTTTTAGCTGCTTTTGTATATCCGCCATTACCGCCGTCTACAAAGTGAATATGTTCGTGGGTGTTAATATCCCGTACATAGCAAGACATAATGCTTTCTTCACTAACATGAATCCCATAAGCTATTTTTCCTGAATTTTCCAGATTGTCTAAATAGCCGGTAAGTGCATCTCTTTGCTGAGGTGTTCCTGAAATGACCGTATTAATTCGGCCATCGATCGTTAATGTGTCGGTTAAGGCAACTAGTTTTTTAAGGTAAATTTTTGAGTTGTCTTTTTTTAGCCAAATATGTTTTCCATATTGTCCAATCATCCAGCTTTTCAAAAGATAGGGAAGGTTAAATTTGCCTAATTTAGCCTTCATTTCAGCATTGATTTTATGAAGGTTTGCTTTCAGTTTTAATCGTCTTGCCGTTATAGGCTTTCTACGACTGGGTGAACCATAAATATCATCGATAGCTTTAAGTACTTCAGCAAAAATTTTAGAGGATTTAGTGTCGTCTTTAGAAATTACGATTAAGCTAACTACTTCCTGTCCGTTTTTATGGGGCTTTATTTTATCCCATTTACATTCCATGCCCTCCAGATCAAGTGGTTTATGATCTGGGATAATTTCCTGTTGGGGTAAGGTATTCTTAATAAGGTCTTCTGCATAATGCAAAGCATCCCCCAGTACAACAGGGATATTTAGATCGTCATTCACCTTAAGTTTGGCGATTTTAAGCTGAATCTTTTCCTGATAGATGGTTTTTACCGGAAGCGATCCGGTTTTAAGTTCTAATTTGAAGTTTTTAAGGGTATTTTTTTTATGTTTCTGAAGTGCATTAAGCGTTTCGTGTAGAATTTCCTGGGGTACCAGAGCAATTGCACCATCGCCGCCAAAAAAGAATGGAATATTAATTTTTGCCTTATAGGCAATATTAATGATGGCAATTACAGCACCTGTAGCGATCAGGTTAACCGAATTATGCTGACCTTTGGCAATAGCTTTGGTCGAATTTTTAATATCGGCAGCAACGATATGCCAGCTATCAGGAACACGATGAAAATGACCAATATCTCCCACAAGTGTACTTACCGGAATATTTAAAGCCGGCAGATTTTCATAAAAACGGGTGCTATTATTAGCCATTTTAAGTCATGATTTTACAGGTCGGTGATCTGATCTATTTCCTCCTCAGTAAGATTTAACAGTCCTGCTTTTGGAAGTCGGGTAATCATTTCCCGCCAGTTATCGTCCTCTTCAAATATAGTAGCAAAAACAGGCAATGCCTCTTTCAGGCGGTCACTATTAGCCATAGCTACTGCTTTCCAGAATTTCATTTCCAGATTATCAGGAAACATTTCTTCCGCAATACCATATTCTTCTAAAGCAATATCCACCTCTCCTTTTTCGACGGCTAGATCCCCTTTGTTCATATGTTCGTAAGCTCGCGCAGTCTTGAGTAATCGCTCTAATTCCAGAATTGGATTTTGATGATCGTCTACTCTTAGATCGATTTTCTTTTCTTCCCAGGAGTTTTCTACTTTTTTGGGACCTACAACGATAAGTGCAGCCGATTGTTTACCACGAATATCGCCACCGGCATTTTGCGCCGCTTTTAGAACTTCGATCATCTTTTCAGCTAAAGGAAGATTTTCATGGGCTTTAAAAGCTTCGGCCATAGCAGGAACTACCTTATTGTTCAGCATCATATTGGCTTGCACAGAAAAATTGTCACCTTCGATATGCGATGCAGCTTCCACACAAAGTTTTCCTGTATAGGCAGCAACATTGCCCTGAACATCTAAAAAGGCAACCTGTCTGTAATCGCGGCCTTCATCCTGTTTAACTAACTCCTCTAAAGCATCTTTAGCAGACATTCCGCCGCTCATTAATTTAAGTCCGTTTGGACCATACGCGGGGTTCACAAAAGATTGTGTTGCTACCACGCCCACCCCAGATTTACCCCAACTTACCAAGGAGCCTACAGAAAACCAATGGCTTTGGACTGCAATAGCCATTTCG from Zunongwangia profunda SM-A87 harbors:
- a CDS encoding M20/M25/M40 family metallo-hydrolase, giving the protein MKTKLQLAFVSMVLAATTSFAQQPDPMVQEIVTEATENSQLKKLGHELLDVIGPRLVGSPQMEQAHDWAVKTYADWGIAAENQQWGTWKGWERGITHIDLVAPRLRTLEGRQLAWSPSTSKKGVTAEAIILPEAKDSADFQSKLNQVKGKFVLLSFNEPTGRPDYNWEEWATEQSFEKMKKERSEAENDWRARIKATGYSSRELPEILEKAGAEGIITLNWSSGFGVNKVFSAYTRDIPTVDLSLEDYGLVFRMAENGDKPELHIVATSKDLGEVPTFNTIASIEGSEKPEEYIVLSAHFDSWDGGTGATDNGTGTLVIMEAMRILKKVYPNPKRTIIAGHWGSEEQGLNGSRAFVKDHPEIVENIQAVFNQDNGTGRVVNLSGNGLVDAYDYLGDWLSAVPDSISNQIETNFPGMPGRGGSDYASFLAAGAPAFNLSSLSWSYWNYTWHTNRDTYDKIVWDDVQSNAILAAILAYKASEDADKTSRKQRVLPINQRTGEQSTWPEPRDATRRGGLD
- a CDS encoding DUF3095 family protein; protein product: MANNSTRFYENLPALNIPVSTLVGDIGHFHRVPDSWHIVAADIKNSTKAIAKGQHNSVNLIATGAVIAIINIAYKAKINIPFFFGGDGAIALVPQEILHETLNALQKHKKNTLKNFKLELKTGSLPVKTIYQEKIQLKIAKLKVNDDLNIPVVLGDALHYAEDLIKNTLPQQEIIPDHKPLDLEGMECKWDKIKPHKNGQEVVSLIVISKDDTKSSKIFAEVLKAIDDIYGSPSRRKPITARRLKLKANLHKINAEMKAKLGKFNLPYLLKSWMIGQYGKHIWLKKDNSKIYLKKLVALTDTLTIDGRINTVISGTPQQRDALTGYLDNLENSGKIAYGIHVSEESIMSCYVRDINTHEHIHFVDGGNGGYTKAAKSLKRKP
- a CDS encoding DUF1028 domain-containing protein, coding for MITANAQNANIDKEAFAHTFSIVAKDPGTGEMAIAVQSHWFSVGSLVSWGKSGVGVVATQSFVNPAYGPNGLKLMSGGMSAKDALEELVKQDEGRDYRQVAFLDVQGNVAAYTGKLCVEAASHIEGDNFSVQANMMLNNKVVPAMAEAFKAHENLPLAEKMIEVLKAAQNAGGDIRGKQSAALIVVGPKKVENSWEEKKIDLRVDDHQNPILELERLLKTARAYEHMNKGDLAVEKGEVDIALEEYGIAEEMFPDNLEMKFWKAVAMANSDRLKEALPVFATIFEEDDNWREMITRLPKAGLLNLTEEEIDQITDL